A genomic segment from Pseudomonas sp. M30-35 encodes:
- a CDS encoding OprD family porin has product MTICHLRVQTVLAASTVLSIPLTANAAFFEDSKASVELRNFYLNSDYHQPDARQSLREEWAQGFIFNYSSGFTEGTVGFGVDAIGLLGVKLDSGPDRQNTGLLPVGDDKAPDEYSQFGAAAKMRISENVLRVGTLIPKLPTVLPNDSRLLPQTFQGAQLQSKEIDNLTVDLGRLTQNSLRNSSSNDDMAVAGKGIRGGQESDEFNFAGANYKWGKNLTTGYNYAHLDKNYRQHITNIKYKYPLGDDQSIETDIRYAYSSNDGKTNIDNKAFGAKLIYNLGGHSFGVNYQEMNGETGFPHIEGTNSYLVNYVMISADFASPEERSWQARYDYNFAAVGIPGLTFMTRYTCGDNFVRSPGREGKEWERNTDIGYVVQSGPLKDFGIKWRNGTYRSNGGNDIDQNRLIFSYTLALL; this is encoded by the coding sequence ATGACGATATGCCACTTGCGTGTCCAAACTGTGCTCGCCGCCAGCACAGTCTTATCCATTCCGCTGACTGCCAATGCAGCCTTTTTTGAAGACAGCAAGGCTTCAGTCGAGCTGCGCAACTTCTACCTCAACAGCGATTACCATCAACCCGATGCGAGGCAGTCGCTGCGCGAAGAGTGGGCTCAAGGTTTCATCTTCAATTACAGCTCGGGATTTACCGAGGGCACGGTAGGCTTCGGAGTGGATGCTATCGGTTTGCTCGGGGTTAAATTGGATTCCGGGCCGGACCGGCAAAATACCGGCTTGTTGCCTGTCGGTGACGATAAAGCGCCCGATGAATACAGTCAGTTCGGCGCCGCAGCGAAGATGCGTATTTCTGAGAATGTTTTGCGCGTCGGTACTCTGATACCAAAGCTGCCAACGGTGCTGCCTAATGATTCGCGCCTGTTACCCCAGACTTTCCAGGGTGCGCAGTTGCAGTCAAAAGAGATCGACAATCTGACTGTGGATCTCGGTCGCCTGACGCAAAACAGCCTGCGTAACTCCAGCTCTAACGATGATATGGCCGTCGCCGGTAAAGGCATCCGTGGCGGGCAGGAGAGTGACGAATTTAACTTTGCCGGTGCCAATTACAAGTGGGGCAAAAACCTGACCACTGGCTACAACTATGCACATCTCGACAAAAACTACCGGCAGCACATCACCAATATCAAATACAAGTATCCGCTCGGTGATGACCAGTCTATAGAAACTGATATTCGCTATGCCTACTCCAGCAATGACGGCAAAACCAATATCGATAACAAAGCCTTCGGCGCCAAGTTGATCTACAACCTTGGCGGCCATTCGTTCGGTGTCAATTATCAGGAGATGAATGGCGAAACCGGCTTTCCGCACATCGAAGGTACCAACTCATATCTGGTCAACTACGTGATGATCTCCGCCGACTTTGCCAGCCCTGAAGAGCGGTCCTGGCAGGCGCGTTACGACTACAACTTTGCTGCGGTTGGTATCCCGGGCCTGACCTTCATGACCCGTTACACCTGTGGTGACAACTTCGTTCGCTCGCCTGGTCGCGAGGGCAAAGAGTGGGAACGCAACACTGATATCGGTTATGTCGTGCAGAGCGGGCCGCTCAAAGATTTCGGGATCAAGTGGCGCAACGGCACCTATCGCAGCAACGGCGGCAACGATATTGATCAGAACCGTTTGATCTTCAGCTACACCCTCGCGCTGCTTTAA
- a CDS encoding TetR/AcrR family transcriptional regulator has translation MPRAACFDRQVALERAVELFWSRGYYASSMKHIEQALDMRPGSLYATFGSKSGLFMEALDAYVARTGENFRLLLEGSPTVVDGLKGYLRSFVRPCAAKTQMPAQACMLVKTLLEINPEDAELLAKADAVLALVEQRICKALEQAKAAAELHPDVDCSRLARLLQAQMIGLRVFAERDVPDAQVEALADDIANLIDAYRLV, from the coding sequence ATGCCTCGCGCAGCCTGCTTTGATCGTCAAGTCGCTCTGGAACGCGCTGTCGAGCTATTTTGGTCGAGGGGCTATTACGCGTCTTCGATGAAGCATATCGAGCAGGCACTGGATATGCGTCCCGGCAGTCTCTATGCGACCTTCGGCAGTAAAAGCGGTTTGTTTATGGAAGCGCTGGATGCCTATGTGGCGCGCACGGGTGAAAACTTTCGTTTGTTGCTGGAGGGATCACCGACCGTTGTCGATGGATTGAAAGGCTACTTGCGTTCATTTGTGCGGCCATGCGCAGCTAAAACTCAAATGCCAGCGCAAGCCTGCATGTTGGTTAAGACCTTGCTTGAAATCAATCCAGAGGATGCTGAGCTACTGGCTAAGGCTGACGCTGTATTGGCGCTGGTTGAGCAAAGAATTTGCAAGGCATTAGAGCAGGCCAAAGCTGCAGCTGAGTTACACCCTGACGTCGATTGCTCAAGGCTGGCGCGTTTGCTTCAAGCACAAATGATTGGCTTGCGGGTGTTTGCCGAGCGCGATGTACCTGACGCTCAAGTCGAGGCGCTTGCCGATGATATAGCCAATCTAATTGACGCTTATCGGCTGGTTTGA
- a CDS encoding haloacid dehalogenase type II — protein MPEHRTTPIIVFDVNETLLDITTLNPLFKRVFADAAVLREWFAQLILYSQTMTLSGLYRPFGELAAGSLKMLASIHGKTIIDADIDELKQRMSTMPAHADVVPALKRFRDAGFRLVTLTNSASSASPTALELAGLSEFFEHSFSVESVKKFKPAPETYQLVADQMAVERSELIMVACHLWDTIGAQAAGCKGALLLRPYNAMLPTAGVPEPDYIASELSELAEQIIA, from the coding sequence ATGCCAGAGCACAGAACAACACCGATTATCGTGTTTGATGTGAACGAAACTCTGCTTGATATCACCACGCTAAACCCGCTGTTTAAGCGGGTCTTTGCTGACGCTGCGGTACTGCGTGAATGGTTTGCACAGCTGATTCTGTACTCACAAACCATGACCCTCAGCGGCCTTTACCGCCCTTTCGGCGAGCTGGCCGCTGGTTCACTGAAGATGCTTGCCTCGATTCATGGCAAAACTATCATCGACGCCGATATCGACGAACTCAAGCAACGCATGAGCACGATGCCCGCCCACGCCGACGTGGTGCCAGCACTCAAGCGCTTCCGCGATGCCGGCTTTCGCCTCGTGACGCTGACCAACTCAGCCAGCAGCGCATCGCCTACAGCGCTTGAACTCGCGGGCCTGAGCGAGTTCTTTGAACACTCATTCAGCGTTGAATCAGTAAAAAAATTCAAACCCGCCCCTGAAACCTACCAACTGGTGGCTGATCAGATGGCCGTAGAGCGCAGCGAATTAATCATGGTCGCCTGCCATCTATGGGACACGATTGGCGCCCAGGCTGCAGGCTGTAAAGGCGCACTACTGCTGCGCCCATACAACGCGATGCTGCCGACAGCTGGCGTGCCTGAGCCGGACTATATCGCCAGCGAATTAAGCGAGCTCGCGGAGCAGATCATTGCTTAA
- the yghU gene encoding glutathione-dependent disulfide-bond oxidoreductase, protein MDDNAAYTPPAVWTWEKESGGKFASINRPIAGPTHDKVLPVGKHPLQLYSLATPNGVKVTVMLEELLALGHSGAEYDAWLIDISEGDQFSSGFVAVNPNSKIPALIDNSDATSTRLFESGSILLHLAEKFGALLPTEPKARTEALNWLFWQMGSAPYLGGGFGHFYAYAPSKFEYPIDRFAMEVKRQLDVLDRQLANNRYIAGDQYSIADIAIWPWYGLLALGGIYDAGEFLQVQSYENVQRWAKEIASRPAVKRGRMVNRTWGEPHEQLRERHAASDFENIA, encoded by the coding sequence ATGGACGATAACGCTGCGTACACCCCACCTGCCGTCTGGACCTGGGAGAAAGAAAGTGGTGGCAAGTTTGCGAGCATCAACCGACCGATTGCCGGCCCAACTCACGACAAAGTATTGCCCGTGGGTAAACACCCGCTCCAGCTCTACTCGCTTGCAACACCCAACGGCGTAAAAGTCACGGTGATGCTTGAGGAGCTGTTGGCGCTTGGGCATTCGGGTGCGGAATACGACGCCTGGCTGATCGATATTTCCGAAGGCGATCAGTTCTCCAGCGGCTTTGTCGCCGTTAACCCGAACTCGAAGATTCCTGCGTTGATTGATAACAGTGACGCAACCTCAACCCGGCTATTTGAGTCCGGCTCGATTTTGCTGCATCTGGCCGAAAAGTTTGGTGCGTTGCTGCCAACAGAACCGAAAGCCCGCACCGAAGCGCTTAACTGGTTGTTTTGGCAGATGGGCAGCGCGCCATATCTGGGCGGCGGCTTTGGTCATTTCTATGCCTATGCGCCAAGCAAATTCGAGTACCCAATCGACCGCTTTGCCATGGAAGTTAAACGTCAACTCGACGTACTTGACCGCCAACTCGCCAACAACCGTTACATCGCTGGCGATCAATACAGCATTGCCGATATCGCCATTTGGCCGTGGTACGGCTTACTAGCTCTGGGAGGTATTTACGATGCAGGTGAGTTCCTGCAAGTGCAAAGCTACGAGAATGTGCAGCGCTGGGCGAAAGAAATTGCCAGCCGTCCTGCGGTAAAACGCGGGCGCATGGTCAACCGCACCTGGGGTGAGCCGCACGAGCAACTGCGCGAACGCCATGCTGCCAGCGACTTCGAAAACATCGCTTAA
- a CDS encoding ATP-binding protein, whose translation MSRATHPTVPRRLRWRSLLLLGLVLAPLLWPLQIVIERYYREQLAEQRQQILDLYVANLLGTLNRYEVLPPILGQLPTLRQLLGQPGSGVKRDNANRLLNDLKEQTGADVIYLMAPNGQTLAASNWQQDDSFVDRNFSYRPYFREALQGRPGRFFGLGTTSGKRGYFFAAAVRDTTGVIGVLVVKVDLDHTETLWGDRPERLLVTDNYGVVILTSHPGWRFHATRALDNAERAAITDTQPYQIQSPPPLKLQPDAWMQQSRELDNIGWTVSILAPRALLDRPVRSAVAVGGAALLMLILLLGLLMQRRRHYLERIALDAYARQQLEQRVLERTQDLEQLNSRLRLEVLERENAQQELVRAQDELVQASKLSALGTMSASISHELNQPLAAIRSYAENAGVLLDHQRNDEARSNLKLISQLTERMASIILHLRAFARRDRHAPERVALQPAIDDALALLAKRRRAMDVELIRDLPDATLWVQAGETRLRQLLGNLLANALDALSERPQPRRIWISAEMTETTLDLHLRDNGPGFSPEAMQRALEPFFTTKTSAQGLGLGLAICETLMRALGGELRFANHKDGGAVLTLHLLRSDSSMSSQYRFDNES comes from the coding sequence ATGAGTCGCGCAACCCACCCAACTGTCCCCCGTCGTCTACGCTGGCGCAGCTTGCTCCTGCTCGGGCTTGTGCTCGCGCCGTTGCTGTGGCCGCTACAAATTGTTATCGAGCGTTATTACCGCGAACAGTTGGCTGAGCAGAGGCAACAGATTCTCGACCTCTATGTCGCCAACCTGCTTGGCACCCTCAATCGCTATGAGGTTTTGCCGCCGATTCTGGGTCAATTGCCAACCCTGCGCCAACTATTAGGTCAACCCGGCTCGGGGGTTAAGCGCGATAACGCAAACCGCTTACTCAATGACTTGAAAGAGCAAACTGGCGCCGATGTTATTTACTTGATGGCACCCAACGGACAAACCCTGGCGGCCTCCAACTGGCAGCAAGACGACTCATTTGTCGATCGTAATTTCTCTTACCGACCGTATTTTCGTGAAGCATTGCAGGGTCGCCCCGGGCGCTTTTTTGGTTTAGGCACAACATCGGGCAAGCGCGGTTACTTCTTTGCTGCAGCAGTACGCGATACAACTGGGGTGATTGGCGTACTGGTGGTGAAGGTCGATCTCGACCACACCGAAACACTGTGGGGTGACCGCCCAGAACGCTTGCTGGTGACCGACAATTACGGCGTAGTGATTCTGACCTCGCATCCAGGCTGGCGCTTCCACGCAACCCGAGCACTGGACAACGCCGAACGCGCAGCGATTACCGACACGCAGCCCTATCAAATCCAATCACCGCCACCGTTGAAGCTTCAGCCCGATGCGTGGATGCAGCAATCGCGCGAGCTCGACAACATCGGCTGGACAGTGAGTATTCTGGCGCCACGCGCCCTACTCGACCGCCCTGTGCGGAGTGCAGTCGCCGTCGGCGGTGCCGCATTATTAATGCTGATATTACTGCTCGGTTTGCTGATGCAACGGCGTCGCCACTATCTGGAGCGTATCGCGCTCGACGCTTATGCTCGTCAGCAACTGGAGCAACGCGTACTTGAGCGCACACAAGATCTTGAGCAACTCAACAGCCGTCTGCGCCTGGAAGTGCTTGAGCGTGAAAACGCCCAACAGGAGTTGGTCCGAGCACAGGATGAACTGGTTCAGGCAAGTAAATTGTCGGCGCTGGGCACCATGTCCGCGAGCATCAGCCACGAGCTAAATCAACCACTCGCAGCCATCCGCAGTTACGCAGAAAATGCAGGCGTATTGCTTGATCATCAACGCAACGATGAGGCCCGCAGCAACCTCAAGCTGATCAGCCAGTTAACTGAACGCATGGCCTCGATCATCTTGCACTTGCGCGCCTTTGCCCGACGTGACCGGCATGCGCCTGAAAGGGTCGCCCTGCAACCCGCTATCGATGACGCCCTGGCTTTACTGGCCAAGCGTCGTCGCGCCATGGATGTAGAGTTGATTCGCGACCTGCCCGATGCAACATTGTGGGTCCAGGCTGGCGAGACCCGCTTGCGCCAACTGCTCGGCAATCTATTGGCTAACGCCTTGGATGCATTGAGCGAACGCCCACAGCCACGCCGCATCTGGATCAGCGCAGAAATGACCGAAACAACGCTGGACCTGCACCTGCGCGATAATGGCCCCGGTTTCAGCCCTGAAGCCATGCAGCGTGCGCTGGAACCATTTTTCACCACTAAAACCAGCGCTCAGGGTTTGGGCCTCGGTTTAGCTATTTGCGAAACCTTGATGCGCGCCTTGGGTGGTGAGTTACGCTTCGCCAATCATAAAGACGGCGGCGCCGTGCTGACCCTGCATTTGCTGCGTAGCGACAGCAGCATGAGTAGTCAGTACCGATTCGATAACGAAAGCTAA
- a CDS encoding sigma-54 dependent transcriptional regulator → MTTLDARTQVLLIDDDPLLRQALSQTLELAGLQVTSLANAQDIATHIARDWPGVVVSDIRMPGIDGLQLLKQLQEQDPELPILLITGHGDVPLAVQAMRAGAYDFLEKPFASEDLLDSVRRALALRRLVLDNRSLRLALTDQHQLTARLVGQSTAMQRLREQIGALASISTDVLILGETGAGKEVVARALHDLSNRRDGPFVAINAGALAESVVESELFGHELGAFTGAQKRRIGKFEFANGGTLFLDEIESMSLDVQVKLLRLLQERVVERLGGNQLIPLDIRIIAATKEDLRQAADQGRFRADLYYRLNVAPLSIPPLRERGDDTLMLFQYFADNASARHSLPSRPLQPTQSAQLLRHSWPGNVRELQNAAERFALGLGLGLEQVFDESPALDSQNDSLSDQVERFERSIIAAELNRTHSSMRSLAEALGVPRKTLHDKLRKHGLSFADTGESSPDHAD, encoded by the coding sequence ATGACCACCCTCGACGCCCGTACTCAGGTTTTGCTGATTGATGATGACCCCCTCCTGCGCCAAGCCTTAAGCCAGACGCTTGAGCTCGCGGGTTTACAGGTCACCAGTCTGGCCAATGCTCAGGACATCGCCACGCATATCGCTCGCGACTGGCCGGGCGTTGTGGTCAGTGACATCCGCATGCCGGGCATCGACGGGCTGCAACTGCTCAAGCAATTGCAAGAGCAGGACCCAGAGCTGCCAATTCTGCTGATTACCGGTCACGGTGACGTGCCGCTCGCCGTACAAGCCATGCGCGCAGGCGCTTATGACTTCCTCGAAAAGCCATTCGCCAGCGAAGACCTGCTCGACAGCGTGCGGCGTGCGTTGGCCCTGCGCCGTTTGGTGCTGGATAACCGTAGCCTGCGCTTGGCCCTGACTGACCAACACCAGCTAACGGCGCGTTTAGTCGGCCAATCAACAGCCATGCAACGGCTGCGCGAGCAGATCGGCGCACTCGCCAGCATCAGTACTGACGTGTTGATTCTGGGTGAAACCGGCGCAGGTAAAGAAGTGGTCGCGCGCGCCCTGCATGATTTGTCTAACCGCCGCGACGGGCCATTTGTGGCAATCAACGCTGGCGCGCTGGCCGAGTCAGTGGTGGAAAGCGAGCTGTTTGGCCACGAGCTCGGCGCTTTCACTGGCGCGCAGAAGCGCCGGATCGGCAAGTTTGAGTTTGCCAATGGCGGCACGCTGTTTCTTGATGAAATCGAAAGCATGAGTTTGGATGTACAGGTCAAACTCCTACGCTTGCTGCAAGAGCGAGTGGTTGAACGTTTGGGTGGCAACCAGTTGATCCCACTGGATATCCGCATCATTGCCGCGACCAAGGAAGACCTGCGTCAAGCGGCCGATCAAGGGCGTTTTCGCGCCGACCTCTATTACCGCCTCAACGTCGCGCCACTGAGTATTCCGCCGCTGCGCGAACGAGGCGACGATACCCTGATGCTGTTCCAGTATTTTGCCGACAACGCCAGCGCACGCCACTCGCTGCCCAGTCGTCCGCTGCAACCAACACAGTCGGCGCAGTTGTTGCGTCACAGCTGGCCGGGCAACGTGCGCGAACTGCAAAACGCCGCCGAGCGCTTTGCCTTGGGTCTGGGTCTTGGCCTTGAACAGGTGTTTGACGAGTCGCCAGCACTGGACTCACAAAATGACTCGCTCAGCGACCAGGTCGAGCGGTTTGAACGCTCAATCATCGCCGCCGAACTCAATCGCACGCACAGTTCGATGCGCAGCCTGGCCGAAGCCTTGGGCGTACCGCGCAAGACCCTGCACGACAAGTTACGCAAGCATGGCCTGAGCTTTGCTGACACTGGCGAAAGCTCGCCAGATCACGCGGACTAA
- the dctP gene encoding C4-dicarboxylate TRAP substrate-binding protein DctP codes for MFKMTAKALACALSLSIAGMAQAADPIVIKFSHVVADNTPKGQGANLFKKLAEERLPGKVKVEVYPNSSLFGDGKEMEALLLGDVQLIAPSLAKFEQYTKKLQIFDLPFLFNDIHAVDKFQQSPQGQELLTSMESKNITGLGYWHNGMKQLSANKALYEPKDARGLKFRVQASAVLEEQFKAVRANPRKMSFAEVYQGLQTGVVNGAENPYSNIYSQKFNEVQKYITESNHGVLDYMLITNTKFWNGLPADVRTELDKILVEVTAEVNKQAEILNEGDKQRIIDAKTSEIITLTPEQRAEWRDAMKPVWKKFEGDIGADLIKAAEASNQ; via the coding sequence ATGTTCAAAATGACTGCCAAGGCGCTCGCATGTGCCCTGTCGCTGAGCATCGCTGGTATGGCCCAAGCGGCCGACCCGATCGTGATCAAATTCTCCCACGTCGTAGCCGACAACACGCCTAAAGGCCAAGGCGCCAACCTGTTCAAGAAACTGGCTGAAGAGCGTCTGCCAGGCAAAGTAAAGGTAGAGGTTTACCCGAACTCGTCGCTGTTCGGCGACGGCAAGGAAATGGAAGCGCTGTTGCTCGGTGACGTGCAGCTGATCGCTCCATCGCTGGCCAAGTTCGAGCAATACACCAAAAAACTGCAGATTTTCGACCTTCCATTCCTGTTTAACGATATTCACGCAGTCGACAAGTTCCAGCAAAGCCCACAAGGCCAGGAACTGCTGACTTCGATGGAATCAAAAAACATCACAGGCCTGGGTTACTGGCACAACGGCATGAAGCAGCTGTCGGCGAACAAGGCTCTGTACGAGCCAAAAGACGCTCGCGGCTTGAAGTTCCGCGTACAGGCATCTGCAGTGCTTGAAGAGCAATTCAAAGCAGTACGTGCCAACCCACGTAAGATGAGCTTTGCCGAGGTTTACCAAGGCCTGCAAACTGGCGTTGTAAACGGTGCGGAAAACCCGTACTCGAACATCTACAGCCAGAAGTTCAACGAAGTTCAGAAGTACATCACCGAATCCAACCACGGTGTACTGGACTACATGCTGATCACCAACACCAAGTTCTGGAACGGCCTGCCTGCAGATGTACGCACCGAGCTGGATAAGATCCTGGTTGAAGTAACAGCTGAAGTGAACAAGCAAGCTGAGATCCTCAACGAAGGTGACAAGCAGCGCATCATCGACGCTAAAACTAGCGAAATCATCACCCTGACTCCAGAGCAGCGTGCAGAGTGGCGCGATGCCATGAAGCCTGTTTGGAAGAAGTTTGAAGGCGACATCGGCGCTGACTTGATCAAGGCCGCTGAAGCATCCAACCAGTAA
- a CDS encoding TRAP transporter small permease yields the protein MNALRRVWDHFEEGFIAFLLGSMTLVTFTYVILNNLYTFFYSWADKWEGGSETLFWIGDHILDMAQSMTWSIALTKALFAWLIFFGLAYGVRTAGHIGVDALVKLAPRPIQRIIGLIACVACLTYAGMIAAGSFDWVKTLFTAGIGAEDLGHYGIQQWHITAIVPFGYAMVFIRFLEIFVRILSNKQTGLGLADEAADALKLKEHGEHNQ from the coding sequence ATGAACGCCTTGCGGCGCGTTTGGGACCACTTCGAAGAAGGCTTCATAGCCTTTCTATTAGGGTCGATGACGCTAGTAACCTTTACCTACGTAATCCTTAACAACCTCTACACCTTCTTCTACAGCTGGGCTGACAAGTGGGAAGGCGGTAGCGAAACCTTGTTTTGGATCGGTGACCACATCCTCGACATGGCGCAGTCCATGACCTGGAGTATTGCCCTGACCAAGGCGCTGTTTGCCTGGTTAATATTTTTCGGTCTGGCCTACGGTGTCCGCACTGCAGGGCATATCGGTGTGGATGCGCTGGTCAAGCTGGCCCCACGTCCAATTCAGCGAATCATTGGCCTGATCGCTTGCGTTGCCTGCCTGACTTACGCCGGAATGATCGCGGCTGGCAGCTTTGACTGGGTCAAAACCCTGTTCACTGCGGGCATCGGTGCTGAAGACCTTGGCCACTACGGCATCCAGCAATGGCACATCACCGCCATCGTGCCATTTGGCTATGCCATGGTGTTTATCCGTTTTCTGGAAATTTTCGTGCGCATTCTGAGCAACAAGCAAACCGGCCTGGGCTTGGCTGATGAAGCAGCAGATGCATTGAAACTGAAAGAGCACGGGGAGCATAACCAATGA
- the dctM gene encoding C4-dicarboxylate TRAP transporter large permease protein DctM, protein MTILFLFVALFVLMFIGVPIAVSLGLAGSVTIMLFSPDSVRSLAIKLFETSEHYTLLAIPFFLLSGAFMTTGGVAKRLIDFANACVGHIRGGLAISAVMACMLFAALSGSSPATVAAVGSIAIAGMVRSGYPQAFGAGIVCNAGTLGILIPPSIVMVVYAAATEQSVGKLFMAGVVPGLLLGFALMLAIYIVARKMNLPAQPRATFREFLTAARKAIWGLLLMVVILGGIYSGMFTPTEAAAVAAVYAGFVALFVYKDLTFRDCPKVLLDSGKLTIMLMFIIANAMLFAHVLTTEQIPQTITAWVIEAGLQPWQFLLVVNIVLLVAGAFMEPSAIILILAPILFPIAVQLGIDPIHLGIIMVVNMEIGLITPPVGLNLFVTSAVTGMPLTQVIRAAWPWLMLLLGFLMVITYIPAVSMALPNWLGMN, encoded by the coding sequence ATGACCATTCTGTTCCTCTTCGTCGCACTCTTTGTGCTGATGTTTATCGGCGTGCCGATTGCGGTATCGCTGGGCCTTGCAGGTTCGGTGACGATCATGTTGTTCAGCCCGGACTCGGTCCGTTCGCTGGCGATCAAGTTGTTTGAAACGTCCGAGCATTACACGCTGCTGGCGATTCCGTTCTTCCTGCTCTCCGGTGCGTTTATGACCACCGGTGGCGTGGCCAAGCGTCTGATCGACTTCGCCAACGCCTGCGTCGGTCACATCCGTGGCGGTCTGGCGATCTCGGCGGTAATGGCTTGCATGCTGTTTGCCGCGCTGTCGGGCTCATCGCCAGCCACCGTTGCCGCCGTGGGTTCGATTGCCATCGCGGGCATGGTGCGCTCGGGTTATCCGCAAGCGTTCGGCGCCGGTATCGTGTGTAACGCCGGTACGCTGGGGATCTTGATTCCGCCTTCAATCGTCATGGTTGTCTACGCAGCGGCGACTGAACAATCGGTCGGCAAACTGTTTATGGCTGGGGTTGTTCCGGGCCTGCTGCTGGGCTTTGCGTTGATGCTGGCGATCTACATCGTCGCGCGCAAAATGAACCTGCCTGCACAGCCACGTGCAACCTTCCGCGAGTTCCTCACCGCCGCACGTAAAGCGATTTGGGGCCTGCTGCTGATGGTGGTTATTCTCGGCGGTATCTACTCGGGCATGTTCACCCCAACCGAAGCCGCTGCGGTGGCCGCGGTGTACGCCGGTTTTGTCGCGCTGTTTGTCTATAAAGACCTGACTTTCCGCGACTGCCCGAAAGTGCTGCTCGACTCGGGCAAGCTGACCATCATGCTGATGTTCATCATCGCCAACGCCATGCTGTTTGCTCACGTACTGACGACCGAGCAAATCCCGCAGACCATCACCGCCTGGGTGATTGAAGCTGGCTTGCAGCCTTGGCAGTTCTTGCTGGTGGTCAACATCGTGCTGCTGGTCGCCGGTGCGTTCATGGAGCCGTCGGCCATCATCCTGATTCTGGCACCAATCCTGTTCCCGATTGCTGTGCAACTGGGCATCGACCCGATCCACCTGGGTATCATCATGGTGGTCAACATGGAGATCGGATTGATAACCCCGCCGGTGGGTCTGAACCTGTTCGTGACTTCGGCGGTGACCGGTATGCCGCTGACTCAGGTGATCCGCGCCGCATGGCCTTGGCTGATGCTGCTACTGGGCTTCCTGATGGTAATTACCTACATCCCAGCCGTTTCAATGGCACTGCCAAACTGGCTGGGCATGAACTAG